One Sphingomonas endolithica DNA segment encodes these proteins:
- a CDS encoding serine hydrolase domain-containing protein — MRRLLIPLALLATPAAAQQLTPAETAQVDGLVTETLAGSGVPSASIAIVRDNRIVFTKAYGKQSEAAPARAQSRYQIASVSKQFTAAALLMLENDGKLRLDETVARHLPGISGGDTITLRQLLSHTSGLQDYWPQDYSFKAMATPVTPKQIVDRWARKPLDFAPGTQWQYSNTGYVVAGMIAEQVSGQPLLDFLDARIFKPLGIAAMDQDLANGARYPQGYERAALGPVRPVTPAASGWLFAAGELAMSAGDLAKWNVARLTRAILPAEDWTAQETAIRLSDGAATGYGLGVSLGEADGRRFVEHSGEAVGFLSENIVYPDDKAAITELTNSWSSPAFMTIARGIAGIVLPRPTTATADLDATRRARALFDQLRSGRLDRTQLTEDADYYFTPRTLGDFRASLAPLGEPVSFTQFGRARLRGGFVNRTYRVTYADATLSISTYREPGATGRFEQFLVAPAQK, encoded by the coding sequence ATGCGCCGCCTGCTGATCCCTCTGGCCCTGCTCGCCACGCCCGCAGCCGCGCAGCAGCTGACCCCCGCTGAGACCGCTCAGGTCGACGGGCTGGTGACCGAAACGCTGGCCGGCAGCGGCGTGCCCTCGGCATCGATCGCCATCGTGCGCGACAATCGCATCGTCTTCACCAAGGCGTACGGCAAGCAGTCCGAAGCCGCCCCCGCCCGGGCGCAATCGCGCTACCAGATCGCTTCCGTGTCGAAGCAATTCACCGCCGCCGCGCTGCTGATGCTGGAGAATGACGGCAAGCTGCGGCTCGACGAGACGGTCGCCAGACACCTGCCCGGGATCAGCGGTGGCGATACGATCACGCTGCGGCAATTGCTGAGCCATACGTCTGGCCTGCAGGATTACTGGCCGCAGGATTACAGCTTCAAGGCGATGGCCACGCCCGTCACGCCGAAGCAGATCGTCGATCGCTGGGCCAGGAAGCCGCTCGATTTCGCGCCGGGCACGCAGTGGCAATATTCCAACACGGGCTACGTCGTGGCTGGGATGATCGCCGAACAGGTGTCGGGCCAACCGCTGCTCGACTTTCTCGACGCGCGGATCTTCAAGCCGCTGGGCATCGCCGCGATGGACCAGGATCTCGCGAACGGCGCGCGCTACCCGCAGGGCTATGAGCGCGCGGCGCTCGGCCCCGTACGGCCCGTGACACCGGCGGCATCCGGCTGGCTGTTCGCGGCAGGCGAATTGGCGATGAGCGCGGGCGACCTGGCGAAGTGGAATGTCGCACGACTAACGCGCGCGATCCTGCCCGCGGAGGATTGGACGGCACAGGAAACGGCGATCCGCCTCAGCGACGGGGCGGCGACCGGCTACGGCCTGGGCGTCTCACTCGGTGAGGCCGATGGCCGCCGCTTCGTCGAACATAGCGGCGAGGCGGTCGGCTTCCTGTCCGAGAACATCGTCTATCCCGACGACAAGGCGGCGATAACCGAGCTGACCAACAGCTGGTCGAGCCCGGCGTTCATGACGATCGCGCGCGGCATCGCCGGCATCGTCCTGCCCCGCCCTACCACGGCCACCGCCGACCTCGACGCGACCCGCCGTGCACGCGCGCTGTTCGATCAGTTGCGCAGCGGACGGCTGGATCGCACACAGCTGACCGAGGATGCGGACTATTATTTCACCCCGCGCACGCTCGGCGATTTCCGCGCCAGCCTGGCCCCTCTCGGCGAGCCGGTCAGCTTCACGCAGTTCGGCCGCGCGCGATTGCGTGGCGGCTTCGTCAATCGCACGTACCGCGTGACCTATGCCGACGCGACGCTGTCGATCAGCACCTACCGCGAGCCCGGTGCAACCGGCCGGTTCGAACAATTCCTCGTCGCGCCTGCACAGAAGTGA
- a CDS encoding DUF1343 domain-containing protein gives MKFGIDRLLADPALRAPLEGKRVALLAHPASVTADLTHSLDALVAAGVNVSAVFGPQHGVRGDLQDNMMESPDFADPGYGIPVFSLYGEVRRPTARSLDTFDVMLVDLQDVGGRIYTFVTTLLYVLQAAAEHHKGVWVLDRPNPAGRPIEGLTLLPGWESFVGAGPMSMRHGMTLGELGHWFIAHYKLDVEYRVIAMQGWAPDAAPGFGWPEDRVWINPSPNAANVNMARAYAGTVMLEGTNLSEGRGTTRPLELFGAPDIDAKAVIAEMHRIAPDWLAGCTLRDFWFQPTFHKHVGQLCNGVFIHAEGSGYDHAAFRPWRVQAAGFKAIRTLYPDYDLWRDFPYEYEFGKLAIDVINGGPGLRDWVDDASATAGDLDAVTRPDEQAWAELRASSLLY, from the coding sequence ATGAAATTCGGTATCGATCGGCTGCTCGCCGACCCCGCCTTGCGTGCACCCCTGGAGGGCAAGCGCGTCGCTTTGCTCGCGCATCCCGCCTCGGTCACGGCGGACCTGACGCACAGCCTCGACGCGCTGGTCGCCGCGGGCGTGAACGTCTCAGCGGTGTTTGGCCCGCAGCACGGCGTGCGCGGCGACCTGCAGGACAATATGATGGAGTCGCCCGACTTCGCCGATCCGGGGTACGGCATCCCCGTATTCAGCCTCTACGGCGAGGTACGCCGCCCGACCGCCCGGTCGCTGGACACGTTCGACGTCATGCTGGTCGACCTGCAGGATGTCGGCGGCCGCATCTACACGTTCGTCACGACGTTGCTGTACGTGCTGCAGGCCGCCGCCGAGCACCACAAGGGCGTGTGGGTGCTCGATCGACCCAACCCCGCCGGCCGCCCGATCGAGGGGCTGACCTTGCTTCCCGGTTGGGAAAGCTTCGTCGGGGCAGGGCCGATGTCGATGCGCCATGGCATGACGTTGGGCGAGCTCGGCCATTGGTTCATCGCGCACTACAAGCTGGACGTGGAATACCGGGTGATCGCGATGCAGGGCTGGGCACCGGACGCCGCGCCCGGCTTCGGCTGGCCGGAGGACCGGGTGTGGATCAATCCCAGCCCGAATGCCGCCAACGTCAACATGGCGCGCGCCTATGCCGGCACGGTGATGCTGGAGGGCACCAACCTGTCCGAAGGCCGCGGCACGACCCGCCCGCTCGAGCTGTTCGGCGCGCCCGATATCGACGCCAAGGCAGTGATTGCCGAGATGCACCGCATCGCGCCCGACTGGCTGGCGGGCTGCACCCTGCGCGATTTCTGGTTTCAGCCGACCTTCCACAAGCATGTCGGGCAGTTGTGCAACGGTGTGTTCATCCATGCCGAAGGGTCAGGCTACGACCATGCAGCGTTCCGCCCGTGGCGCGTTCAGGCCGCAGGGTTCAAGGCGATCCGCACGCTCTATCCCGATTACGATTTGTGGCGCGATTTCCCGTACGAATATGAATTCGGCAAGCTCGCGATCGACGTGATCAACGGCGGCCCCGGCCTGCGCGACTGGGTCGACGATGCGAGCGCCACTGCGGGCGACCTGGACGCGGTCACGCGGCCTGACGAGCAGGCGTGGGCCGAACTCCGGGCGTCTTCGCTACTATACTGA
- a CDS encoding DUF4126 family protein, translated as MIRSFLLGLSGGARAMTPLAAVANAARTGNLPADNNAPDFLSHPIVSAGTMALAVYELAGDKQPSAPDRIIPAAVVVRGLNAAFAGAVVAPRDRRWAGAAVGGATAVIASYLTWRVRMRAMQDHGQTMTGFVEDAVVVPMAVAAAMGR; from the coding sequence ATGATCCGCTCCTTCCTGCTCGGCTTGTCCGGTGGCGCTCGCGCGATGACCCCGCTCGCGGCAGTCGCCAACGCCGCACGCACCGGAAACCTGCCGGCTGACAACAATGCGCCCGACTTCCTGTCGCACCCGATCGTGTCGGCCGGCACGATGGCGCTGGCGGTGTACGAACTGGCCGGCGACAAGCAGCCGAGCGCACCGGACCGCATCATCCCGGCGGCGGTCGTGGTCCGCGGGCTGAACGCGGCCTTTGCTGGTGCCGTGGTGGCGCCGCGTGACCGACGCTGGGCTGGTGCGGCGGTCGGCGGGGCGACGGCGGTGATCGCGTCGTATCTCACCTGGCGTGTGCGGATGCGGGCGATGCAGGATCATGGGCAGACGATGACGGGCTTTGTCGAGGATGCCGTCGTGGTGCCGATGGCGGTTGCGGCGGCGATGGGGCGCTAG
- a CDS encoding leucyl aminopeptidase family protein, whose protein sequence is MTDFAKLLQPDRGQPARTIHVVHPDNYAEWLAKQPQRTRTAVAAHRLTGKAGNRAVLPGDGPEDWSMLLVCNESLDSPWRIASLGEQLPEGSYRLADGEPGAAMLGWLLAQYRYERYKQGDSVGPRVLLTGEPARIDETVRLATATAMVRDLVNTPASDLGPADLEAAAARLAEQHNATLTVTQGEPLAKGYPMIHAVGTAAAADRAPRLIELEWGDPAHPRVALIGKGVTFDTGGLNIKPGSGMALMKKDMGGAAHALALAGLVMAARLKVRLHLLIPAVENSISGAAFRPGDVLATRQGLTVENTNADAEGRLVLGDALTKAGEGANGRLPELIIDYATLTGAARVALGPDLPATFSNDEALAQALLDVGMAVGDPLWRLPLWDGYDDMLKSDIADMVNSAEGGYAGATIAALFLRRFVPAGIAWAHFDTFAWRPAAKPGRPKGGDALGLRAAWAVLKARYG, encoded by the coding sequence ATGACCGATTTCGCCAAACTGCTCCAGCCGGACCGCGGCCAGCCCGCCCGCACGATCCACGTCGTGCATCCCGACAACTATGCCGAGTGGCTGGCAAAGCAGCCGCAGCGCACGCGGACGGCGGTCGCCGCCCACCGGCTGACCGGCAAGGCGGGCAATCGCGCGGTGCTGCCGGGCGATGGCCCGGAAGATTGGTCGATGCTGCTGGTGTGCAACGAAAGCCTGGACTCGCCATGGCGCATCGCGTCGCTGGGCGAGCAATTGCCCGAGGGCAGCTACCGCCTGGCCGACGGTGAGCCGGGCGCGGCGATGCTCGGCTGGCTGCTCGCGCAATATCGGTACGAGCGGTACAAGCAGGGCGACAGCGTCGGCCCGCGCGTGCTGCTGACCGGCGAGCCGGCGCGTATCGACGAGACGGTGCGTCTTGCCACTGCCACCGCCATGGTGCGCGATCTCGTCAACACGCCAGCGTCCGATCTCGGCCCGGCGGACCTGGAAGCGGCGGCTGCGCGGCTGGCCGAGCAGCATAATGCGACGCTGACGGTGACCCAGGGGGAGCCGCTCGCCAAGGGTTATCCGATGATCCACGCGGTCGGCACGGCGGCGGCCGCCGATCGGGCGCCGCGGCTGATCGAGCTCGAATGGGGTGATCCGGCACACCCGCGCGTCGCCCTGATCGGCAAGGGCGTGACGTTCGACACCGGCGGCCTGAACATCAAGCCGGGCAGCGGCATGGCGCTGATGAAGAAGGACATGGGCGGCGCGGCACACGCGCTGGCACTGGCCGGCCTGGTGATGGCGGCGCGGCTCAAGGTGCGGCTGCATCTGCTGATCCCCGCGGTGGAGAACAGCATTTCGGGCGCAGCCTTCCGTCCCGGCGACGTCCTCGCCACGCGCCAAGGGCTGACGGTCGAGAACACCAACGCCGATGCCGAGGGCCGGCTCGTGCTGGGCGATGCGCTGACCAAGGCGGGCGAAGGCGCGAACGGCCGGCTGCCGGAGCTGATCATCGACTATGCGACCCTTACCGGCGCGGCGCGCGTCGCACTCGGGCCGGATCTGCCCGCCACGTTCAGCAACGACGAGGCCTTGGCGCAGGCGCTGCTCGATGTGGGCATGGCAGTCGGCGACCCACTGTGGCGGCTGCCTCTATGGGACGGCTATGACGACATGCTGAAGTCGGACATTGCCGACATGGTCAATTCGGCCGAGGGCGGATATGCCGGTGCAACGATCGCTGCGTTGTTCCTGCGCCGGTTCGTCCCGGCAGGGATCGCCTGGGCGCATTTCGATACGTTCGCGTGGCGCCCTGCGGCCAAGCCCGGGCGGCCCAAAGGCGGCGACGCGCTGGGCCTGCGCGCGGCTTGGGCGGTGTTGAAGGCACGCTATGGGTGA
- a CDS encoding peptidylprolyl isomerase: MLSLIRRLTHSKVGLVVTFGLLALIALAFAATDITGMQSGATAGGGSVATVGKAKIGEGELRDRAQNVLEGYRQQQPGIDMGQFIAQGGLEGTLNQLIEDLALDQFGRDQGMVVSKRAVDGEIASIPALQGPDGKFSQTIYQQLLRDRKLTDVQIRQDIARDIIKQQLILPTLPAAQVPLQLALPYASLLLEKRQGQVGFIPTRAMPVGAAPTEAELATWYKRNIAHYTIPERRTIRYAMITGDQIKAQTVPTEAEIAQAYKSQAATYAATEKRSIVQVILADQASANALAAKVKAGTSIEAAARAAGLEPITLPLVQKAAYAAQSTPAIADAVFAAPQGGVVGPLRGTLGFSVVRVDAIQKVAARSLDEVRDEVSAAVSREKANTVLARIHDALDDGIANRSTFAELVSDQKLTASATPALLADGRDPNDATRKAAPDFMPIIAAAFAAETGDSPQLVTIGTDGGFALVALDRVVPPAAPPIAAIRPVLARDFTLDRSRRAARAIAAGIVSKANKGGAFAALYAASGVKVPPIQPLNASRAQLSTNPRGAPPPLVLMFSMSQGTSKLLEAPNNEGWFVLHLDRIERGNAVGKPQVIDAMRADLGKVVGREYAQQFGAAVQKHVGVKKNDKSIAAVRATLTGAGAAQ, translated from the coding sequence ATGCTCAGCCTCATCCGCCGCCTCACCCATTCGAAGGTCGGCCTGGTCGTCACGTTCGGCCTGCTGGCGCTGATCGCGCTGGCTTTTGCCGCCACCGACATCACCGGCATGCAGTCGGGCGCCACCGCCGGCGGCGGTTCGGTGGCGACCGTGGGCAAGGCCAAGATCGGCGAAGGCGAGCTGCGCGACCGCGCGCAGAACGTGCTGGAGGGCTATCGCCAGCAGCAGCCGGGCATCGACATGGGGCAGTTCATCGCGCAGGGCGGGCTGGAAGGCACGCTGAACCAGCTGATCGAGGATCTGGCACTCGACCAGTTCGGCCGCGATCAGGGCATGGTCGTCAGCAAGCGGGCGGTGGACGGCGAGATCGCCAGCATCCCGGCGCTGCAGGGCCCCGACGGCAAGTTCAGCCAGACGATCTATCAGCAGCTGCTGCGTGACCGGAAGCTGACCGACGTCCAGATCCGCCAGGATATCGCGCGCGACATCATCAAGCAGCAGCTGATCCTGCCGACGCTGCCCGCCGCACAGGTGCCGTTGCAGCTTGCACTGCCTTATGCCTCGCTGCTGCTCGAAAAGCGCCAGGGCCAGGTCGGCTTCATCCCGACACGGGCCATGCCCGTGGGCGCCGCGCCGACCGAGGCGGAGCTTGCCACCTGGTACAAGCGCAACATCGCCCATTACACCATCCCGGAACGCCGCACGATCCGCTACGCGATGATCACGGGCGATCAGATCAAGGCGCAGACCGTGCCGACCGAAGCGGAGATCGCACAGGCCTACAAGTCGCAGGCCGCGACCTATGCCGCGACCGAAAAGCGCTCGATCGTGCAGGTCATTCTTGCCGATCAGGCCAGCGCGAACGCGCTCGCCGCCAAGGTGAAGGCCGGCACCTCGATCGAGGCGGCGGCACGTGCCGCGGGGCTCGAGCCGATCACGCTGCCGCTGGTGCAGAAAGCCGCTTATGCCGCGCAGAGCACGCCGGCGATCGCCGATGCGGTGTTCGCGGCGCCACAGGGGGGCGTCGTTGGCCCGCTGCGTGGTACGCTCGGCTTCAGCGTGGTGCGCGTCGATGCGATCCAGAAGGTCGCGGCGCGGTCGCTGGATGAGGTACGCGACGAAGTGTCGGCTGCCGTGTCGCGTGAAAAGGCCAATACCGTGCTGGCACGCATCCACGATGCGCTTGACGACGGCATCGCCAATCGCTCGACCTTTGCCGAGCTCGTTTCCGACCAGAAGCTGACCGCCAGCGCCACGCCGGCATTGCTCGCCGACGGCCGCGATCCCAACGACGCGACACGCAAGGCTGCGCCCGATTTCATGCCGATCATCGCCGCCGCCTTTGCTGCCGAAACGGGTGACAGCCCGCAGCTGGTGACCATCGGCACCGATGGCGGCTTTGCACTCGTCGCGCTCGACCGCGTCGTGCCGCCTGCCGCACCGCCGATCGCCGCGATCCGCCCGGTACTGGCGCGCGACTTCACGCTCGATCGCTCGCGCCGTGCGGCCCGGGCGATCGCCGCCGGCATCGTCTCCAAGGCCAACAAGGGTGGCGCCTTCGCGGCGCTGTATGCGGCAAGCGGCGTGAAGGTGCCGCCGATCCAGCCGCTCAACGCTTCGCGCGCGCAGCTTTCCACCAATCCGCGCGGCGCGCCGCCGCCCCTGGTGCTGATGTTCTCGATGTCGCAGGGCACGTCCAAGCTGCTCGAGGCACCGAACAACGAAGGCTGGTTCGTGCTCCATCTCGACCGCATCGAGCGCGGCAATGCGGTGGGCAAGCCGCAGGTGATCGACGCGATGCGTGCCGATCTCGGCAAGGTCGTTGGCCGCGAATATGCGCAGCAGTTCGGCGCCGCGGTGCAGAAGCATGTCGGCGTGAAGAAGAACGACAAGAGCATCGCTGCCGTCCGGGCAACGCTGACGGGTGCAGGCGCCGCGCAGTAA
- a CDS encoding PilZ domain-containing protein, protein MASRVTQYRSVAPASVEQRGAVRHPVSVSRGSVRRHGTEPTDALLHDISIFGCRIQADLGAERGERLWLRFPGGMPVGATVVWADQGFTGCRFDAPIDRAAVRALALPAY, encoded by the coding sequence ATGGCGTCCAGGGTTACGCAATATCGCAGTGTCGCGCCGGCTTCGGTCGAGCAACGCGGTGCCGTCCGCCACCCGGTGTCGGTAAGCCGCGGCAGCGTGCGGCGCCATGGCACCGAGCCAACCGACGCGCTGCTGCACGACATCTCGATCTTCGGCTGCCGGATCCAGGCCGACCTTGGCGCAGAGCGCGGCGAGCGGCTGTGGCTGCGCTTTCCGGGCGGCATGCCGGTCGGCGCGACGGTGGTGTGGGCCGACCAGGGTTTTACCGGCTGCCGCTTCGACGCCCCGATCGACCGCGCCGCGGTGCGGGCCCTAGCCTTGCCTGCTTATTGA
- the tpiA gene encoding triose-phosphate isomerase, with protein sequence MTRRKLIAGNWKMNGDLAALAELEGIARAADSAGNVEVAMALPATLIAPAVAATPGLAIGAQDVHPAPRGAHTGCISVAMIAEAGARFSIVGHSERRADNYETDADVKAKATALLAGGLSAILCVGETLEQREAGKAEAVVTGQLTASLPKGAAADWLSIAYEPVWAVGTGRTPTVADIAAMHGAIRATLRTAIGADADAMRLLYGGSVTGDNAAALLAAGDVDGALVGGASLTAAKFVPIIEAAAGLD encoded by the coding sequence ATGACACGACGCAAGCTGATCGCGGGCAATTGGAAGATGAACGGCGATCTGGCGGCGCTCGCCGAACTGGAAGGCATCGCGCGCGCGGCGGACAGTGCCGGCAATGTGGAGGTGGCAATGGCCCTGCCGGCAACGCTGATCGCACCGGCGGTCGCCGCCACGCCGGGACTGGCGATCGGCGCGCAGGACGTTCACCCCGCGCCCCGCGGCGCACACACCGGCTGCATTTCGGTGGCGATGATCGCCGAGGCCGGCGCGCGTTTCTCGATCGTCGGGCATAGCGAGCGCCGGGCGGACAATTACGAGACCGATGCGGACGTGAAGGCGAAGGCGACGGCGCTGCTCGCCGGCGGGCTGAGCGCCATCTTGTGCGTGGGCGAGACGCTGGAGCAGCGCGAGGCGGGGAAGGCGGAGGCGGTGGTCACCGGGCAATTGACCGCGTCGCTACCGAAAGGGGCGGCGGCCGACTGGCTGTCGATCGCGTACGAACCCGTCTGGGCAGTCGGCACGGGACGGACGCCGACGGTGGCGGATATTGCCGCCATGCACGGTGCCATCCGGGCGACTTTACGGACGGCGATCGGCGCGGACGCGGATGCGATGCGCCTGCTGTACGGCGGGTCGGTGACGGGCGACAATGCGGCGGCACTGCTGGCGGCCGGCGACGTCGATGGCGCGCTGGTGGGGGGTGCCAGTCTTACCGCTGCCAAGTTCGTGCCGATCATCGAGGCGGCGGCTGGGTTGGATTGA
- a CDS encoding MBL fold metallo-hydrolase — translation MRIHHLNCGTDCPVGGALFDGCSKGPLGHLVCHCLLIETDAHGLVLVDTGYGLNDVRHPHQRPHPRITRAWRAMLNIQLREEETAIRQIERLGFSAADVRHVVLTHLDFDHAGGIDDFPNATIHLLDAEFRAATGPRTTTVARNRYRPRQFDTADQWQVYDGVGEPWFGFDAVRDLKGLPPEILLVPLPGHTWGHAGVAIDGGDRWLLHAGDAYFYRSEVRQAKRECTPGLRGYQTLMEVDRALRLANQQRVRALSVEQAGAVDVICSHDVVELAACQAGRPLGL, via the coding sequence GTGCGGATCCATCATCTCAATTGTGGTACGGACTGCCCCGTCGGCGGCGCGCTGTTCGATGGCTGCAGCAAGGGGCCGCTCGGGCACCTCGTCTGCCATTGCCTGCTGATCGAGACGGATGCGCATGGCTTGGTGCTGGTAGATACCGGTTACGGCCTGAACGACGTGCGGCACCCGCATCAGCGGCCGCACCCGCGGATCACGCGGGCGTGGCGGGCGATGCTCAATATACAGCTGCGCGAGGAGGAGACGGCGATCCGGCAGATCGAGCGGCTGGGCTTCTCGGCGGCGGATGTGCGGCATGTCGTGCTGACGCATCTCGACTTCGATCATGCCGGCGGGATCGACGACTTTCCGAACGCGACCATCCACCTGCTCGATGCAGAATTCCGCGCCGCCACCGGCCCGCGCACGACCACCGTAGCGCGTAACCGCTACCGTCCCCGGCAGTTCGACACCGCCGACCAGTGGCAGGTGTATGACGGCGTGGGCGAGCCCTGGTTCGGGTTCGATGCGGTGCGCGATCTGAAGGGCCTGCCGCCGGAGATCCTGCTCGTGCCGCTGCCCGGGCATACATGGGGCCATGCCGGCGTGGCGATCGATGGCGGCGATCGCTGGCTGCTGCACGCTGGCGACGCCTATTTCTACCGCAGCGAGGTACGGCAGGCGAAACGTGAATGCACGCCGGGGCTGCGCGGCTATCAGACGCTGATGGAGGTCGACCGCGCACTGCGACTGGCCAACCAGCAGCGCGTCAGGGCGCTATCGGTGGAGCAAGCCGGCGCGGTGGACGTGATCTGCTCGCACGATGTCGTGGAGTTGGCTGCATGCCAGGCCGGGCGACCGCTCGGCCTTTGA
- the rimO gene encoding 30S ribosomal protein S12 methylthiotransferase RimO translates to MATILPSPPRVGMVSLGCPKNLVDSERILTKLRSDGYAMSPDYAGADIVLVNTCGFLDSAKEESLEAIGEAIAENGRVIVTGCMGKDAETIRARFPNVLAVTGAHQYEEVVGAVHEAAPMPPSAFLNLVPDSGLKLTPRHYSYLKISEGCNHRCSFCIIPSLRGDLVSRRPDAILREAEKLIESGTRELLVISQDTSAYGVDIKHQPRTWHGQEVRAHMTDLSRELGKLGAWVRLHYVYPYPHVDHVIPLMAEGLVLPYLDIPFQHASRNVLKLMKRPANETKVLERIRNWRTIAPDIAIRSTFVVGFPGETEDDFRYLMDWLEEARLDRVGAFRFEPVEGAAANLLPDHVPEEIKEERYARLMELTARISAEKLHAKIGRTLDVIIDAVDEDGATGRSKADAPEIDGEVHLRDAGHLKQGEIVSVEIEDADEHDLYGVPARSVMQKVGTMLGEML, encoded by the coding sequence ATGGCAACCATCCTCCCCTCCCCGCCGCGTGTCGGCATGGTTTCGCTCGGCTGTCCCAAGAACCTTGTCGACAGCGAACGCATCCTCACCAAGCTGCGCAGCGACGGCTACGCCATGTCGCCCGATTATGCCGGCGCCGATATCGTGCTGGTCAATACCTGTGGCTTCCTCGATTCCGCCAAGGAGGAAAGCCTGGAGGCGATCGGCGAAGCGATTGCCGAGAATGGCCGCGTGATCGTCACCGGGTGCATGGGCAAGGACGCCGAGACGATCCGCGCGCGCTTCCCGAATGTGCTCGCGGTGACCGGCGCGCATCAATATGAGGAAGTGGTCGGCGCCGTGCACGAGGCGGCACCGATGCCGCCGAGCGCGTTCCTCAACCTCGTGCCCGACAGCGGCCTCAAGCTGACGCCGCGGCACTACAGCTATCTCAAGATTTCCGAGGGCTGCAATCATCGCTGCAGCTTCTGCATCATCCCGTCGCTGCGGGGCGATCTGGTCAGCCGCCGGCCGGATGCGATCCTGCGCGAGGCGGAGAAGCTGATTGAATCCGGCACCAGGGAATTGCTGGTGATCAGCCAGGATACTTCGGCTTACGGCGTCGACATCAAGCACCAGCCACGCACGTGGCACGGGCAGGAGGTGCGCGCGCACATGACCGATCTGTCGCGCGAGCTCGGCAAGCTCGGCGCCTGGGTCCGGCTGCATTACGTCTACCCCTATCCGCACGTCGATCACGTCATCCCATTGATGGCGGAGGGGCTGGTGCTCCCCTATCTCGACATCCCGTTCCAGCATGCCAGCCGCAACGTGCTGAAGCTGATGAAGCGCCCGGCGAACGAGACCAAGGTGCTCGAGCGGATCAGGAACTGGCGGACGATCGCGCCGGACATCGCGATCCGATCGACCTTCGTGGTCGGCTTTCCCGGCGAGACGGAGGATGATTTCCGCTATCTGATGGATTGGCTGGAAGAAGCGCGGCTCGACCGCGTCGGCGCGTTCCGCTTCGAACCGGTCGAGGGTGCGGCGGCGAACCTGCTGCCCGACCATGTGCCGGAAGAGATCAAGGAAGAGCGCTACGCCCGCCTGATGGAGCTCACCGCGCGTATCTCGGCGGAAAAGCTCCACGCCAAGATCGGCCGCACGCTCGACGTGATCATCGATGCGGTCGATGAGGATGGCGCCACCGGCCGATCGAAGGCTGACGCGCCGGAGATCGATGGCGAGGTGCATCTGCGCGATGCCGGACACCTGAAGCAGGGCGAAATCGTCTCGGTCGAAATCGAGGATGCCGACGAGCACGATTTGTACGGCGTGCCCGCCCGATCAGTGATGCAAAAGGTTGGCACGATGCTGGGCGAGATGCTCTAG
- a CDS encoding DOMON-like domain-containing protein, producing MRYILHPHPDTPPARVRGVVVDLVATATGLLLTFIVEGGDALLLPEAKSPLRAGGLWKTTCFELFLAPGGSESYLEFNYAPSTEWAAYGFDSYRAGMRDLPQIAPPHIARGGPDAGYIIEVDQELDDIPPGPCHIGLSAVIEEVDGTKSYWALAHAPGPPDFHNRDCFTGRLPASEQ from the coding sequence ATGAGATACATCCTCCATCCGCACCCGGACACACCTCCCGCCCGGGTACGCGGCGTGGTGGTCGATCTCGTGGCAACTGCCACAGGCCTGCTGCTGACCTTCATCGTCGAGGGCGGAGACGCCCTGCTGCTGCCCGAAGCGAAGTCGCCGCTCAGGGCCGGTGGCTTATGGAAGACGACCTGTTTCGAGCTGTTCCTCGCACCCGGGGGATCGGAGAGCTATCTCGAATTCAATTACGCGCCGTCGACCGAGTGGGCCGCCTATGGCTTCGACAGCTACCGCGCCGGCATGCGCGACCTGCCGCAGATCGCTCCGCCGCACATCGCGCGGGGCGGGCCAGACGCCGGCTACATCATCGAAGTCGATCAGGAACTGGACGATATCCCGCCTGGCCCCTGTCACATCGGACTATCGGCAGTGATCGAAGAAGTGGACGGCACCAAATCCTACTGGGCACTCGCCCACGCGCCCGGCCCGCCCGACTTCCACAATCGCGACTGTTTCACCGGACGATTGCCGGCTTCCGAGCAGTAG